A stretch of Desulfitobacterium dichloroeliminans LMG P-21439 DNA encodes these proteins:
- a CDS encoding aminopeptidase, translating into MDDQLLEKYAQLVVKSGVNLQPNQIFVIRSPIECAEITRKIAKIAYQEGARDVAIFWQDELMSKIRFLHAPDDIFDDFPEWQKAFYLDYSRQGAAFLSISASDPELMKGVNPGRIVRAQRASSTALKEHRDRLMSNQNPWCVISVPTQAWAQKVFPNASRDEAMDKLWGAIFKAVRADQEDPVQAWEIHKENLSRSMNILNTHRFQTLHFENSLGTDLWVELPEGHLWIAGADVTPEGIEFIANMPTEEVFTLPKKTGVNGKVVSSLPLNYNGNLIKNFSLTFKDGRIIDFSAEEGLESLAALVNTDEGSHYLGEVALVPDNSPISNSKILFYNTLFDENAACHLAIGKAYPVCLENGDKLSENELATAGVNESMVHEDFMIGTPDLKITGLTSAGQEIPVFIKGNFAF; encoded by the coding sequence ATGGATGATCAATTACTTGAAAAATATGCACAGCTTGTTGTTAAATCTGGAGTCAATCTTCAGCCTAATCAGATTTTCGTTATACGATCTCCTATTGAATGTGCTGAAATTACGAGGAAAATCGCGAAAATCGCCTACCAAGAAGGCGCTAGGGATGTTGCAATTTTTTGGCAAGACGAACTGATGTCAAAAATACGTTTTCTTCATGCACCGGATGATATTTTTGACGATTTTCCGGAATGGCAGAAGGCTTTTTATCTGGATTATTCACGCCAAGGTGCAGCTTTCTTGAGCATCTCAGCCTCCGATCCCGAACTAATGAAAGGTGTCAACCCTGGCCGTATTGTCAGAGCTCAAAGAGCATCCTCTACCGCTCTAAAAGAACATCGCGATCGCTTAATGAGTAATCAGAATCCTTGGTGCGTTATTTCTGTGCCTACTCAGGCCTGGGCCCAGAAAGTCTTCCCGAATGCGAGTAGGGATGAAGCAATGGACAAACTCTGGGGCGCCATATTTAAAGCGGTCCGAGCAGATCAAGAAGACCCTGTGCAGGCCTGGGAAATCCATAAAGAAAACTTAAGTCGTTCGATGAATATCCTCAATACGCATCGTTTCCAGACCTTGCATTTTGAGAATTCTCTCGGTACGGACTTATGGGTTGAGTTACCAGAGGGGCACCTATGGATAGCGGGGGCAGATGTTACACCAGAAGGCATTGAGTTTATTGCTAATATGCCTACTGAAGAAGTTTTCACCTTGCCTAAAAAGACTGGAGTGAATGGAAAAGTTGTCAGTTCTTTACCTTTAAATTACAACGGAAATCTCATCAAGAATTTCTCTCTGACGTTTAAAGACGGTCGAATCATTGATTTTAGTGCTGAAGAAGGGCTAGAGAGTTTGGCAGCCTTGGTTAATACCGATGAAGGATCTCATTATCTAGGCGAAGTAGCCCTAGTACCCGATAATTCTCCCATCTCTAATTCTAAAATTCTTTTTTACAATACCCTTTTTGATGAAAACGCTGCTTGCCACTTAGCAATCGGGAAAGCCTATCCCGTCTGTCTCGAAAACGGCGATAAGCTTAGTGAAAATGAGTTAGCTACCGCCGGAGTTAATGAATCTATGGTCCATGAAGATTTTATGATTGGAACACCTGATTTAAAAATCACCGGACTCACCTCGGCAGGTCAAGAAATTCCTGTTTTTATTAAAGGTAATTTTGCATTTTAG
- a CDS encoding CvfB family protein, giving the protein MIQVGKINQLKVANLASFGAYLDAGTGNRQDNVLLPGNECPDNVQEGDSFEVFVYHDSENRLIATRQKPLALLGEIAYLKVTAKTKFGAYLDFGLERGLFLPFREQKHPLEVDHSYLVYLYLDKSGRLSATTDIYEFLRSDSPYQKNATVMGTVYQINPEIGVFVAVDNLYMGLIPRSENYSDLRWGDRVQTRVIRVREDGKLDLSPRNLSHEQMNVDAELLINAMNAHGGILPLNEKYNPQEIEKTFHLSKAAFKRAVGVLLKNGRIKKSGDDLRLP; this is encoded by the coding sequence ATTATCCAGGTCGGAAAAATCAATCAACTAAAAGTCGCTAATTTAGCTTCTTTTGGAGCTTATCTTGATGCAGGGACGGGTAATCGCCAAGATAATGTGCTCCTACCGGGCAATGAATGCCCCGATAATGTCCAAGAAGGGGATTCCTTTGAGGTATTTGTATATCATGATTCAGAAAATCGTTTAATTGCTACCCGCCAAAAGCCCTTGGCTTTACTGGGGGAAATTGCCTACTTAAAAGTGACTGCCAAGACAAAATTTGGTGCTTATCTGGACTTCGGTTTAGAAAGAGGTCTTTTTCTCCCCTTCCGCGAACAGAAACACCCTCTGGAGGTTGATCATAGCTACCTTGTCTATCTTTATTTAGATAAGAGCGGACGTCTATCCGCCACTACAGATATCTATGAATTTCTCCGCTCTGATTCTCCTTATCAGAAAAACGCTACTGTCATGGGCACAGTCTACCAAATCAACCCGGAAATTGGTGTATTTGTAGCTGTAGACAACCTCTATATGGGCCTCATACCTCGCTCAGAAAACTATTCGGATCTCCGGTGGGGTGATCGGGTTCAGACTCGTGTGATACGTGTTCGCGAAGATGGCAAACTGGACCTCTCCCCTCGTAACCTCTCACACGAACAGATGAACGTCGATGCCGAGCTTCTCATCAATGCCATGAATGCTCATGGGGGTATCTTACCTCTTAATGAAAAATATAATCCGCAAGAGATCGAAAAAACCTTCCACCTGAGCAAGGCTGCCTTCAAACGAGCTGTGGGAGTATTGCTGAAGAACGGCCGCATCAAAAAATCGGGAGACGATTTAAGGCTCCCTTAA
- a CDS encoding TrkH family potassium uptake protein: MNYSLVQGILGRLLIGYSLTMLVPLILAFFSKESSQWALLLSLVITACIGLLMYRFRESTDGKMGIRESFVIVAGAWFLTSFLGALPFWISGSVPTYIDALFESVSGLTTTGSSVINDVEILPSSILLWRSITHWLGGMGIIVLFIILLPKTGFGAVHLFNAEVPGPLSKRTMPRIRDTAITLWRIYTFFTLVLIGLLLAAGLDLFDAVNHAFSTVSAGGFSTKNTSIMHYNNLAVESIIIVFVIIAGGNYRLYLEAWTKKSLKPFRNTEFITYLIIIIVSTLLIMGGLWLTHDKTPDYALRHALFQVVSMVTGTGFVSTDYDLWPAITKLILFVLMFIGGCAGSTTGGMKIARIMLLAKHTWSMLTRGLHPQAVSSIKLDGKPINAAAVNMVSLFFFLYVGIFAIATILIAGTGLEPMDAMSSVAASLGNVGPGFGIVGPTTTFASITLFGKSVLILCMLLGRLELFTLLILLRPEFWKTKSRW, encoded by the coding sequence ATGAATTATTCACTTGTGCAAGGGATACTGGGAAGGCTTCTAATCGGTTATTCATTGACCATGCTCGTTCCTTTAATTCTTGCGTTTTTCAGCAAAGAGAGCAGTCAATGGGCTTTATTATTATCGCTTGTAATAACTGCTTGTATCGGATTATTAATGTATCGTTTTCGAGAATCAACTGATGGGAAAATGGGAATAAGAGAGAGCTTTGTCATTGTTGCTGGGGCATGGTTTTTGACATCGTTTCTTGGTGCTTTACCTTTCTGGATATCAGGTAGCGTACCGACTTATATAGATGCCCTTTTCGAATCGGTCTCAGGATTAACAACGACAGGTTCAAGTGTTATTAATGACGTAGAGATCTTGCCCTCTTCAATTCTATTATGGCGCAGTATCACCCATTGGCTTGGGGGAATGGGGATTATTGTCCTCTTCATAATATTGTTACCGAAAACCGGCTTTGGGGCTGTGCACCTGTTCAATGCGGAGGTTCCAGGTCCTTTAAGTAAACGAACGATGCCCCGCATTAGAGATACAGCCATAACTCTTTGGCGGATCTATACATTTTTTACTTTAGTATTAATTGGTTTGCTATTAGCTGCAGGATTGGATTTGTTTGATGCTGTCAACCATGCTTTTTCCACTGTATCGGCTGGGGGATTTTCAACCAAGAACACGAGCATTATGCACTACAACAATCTAGCCGTTGAAAGCATCATTATTGTATTTGTCATCATTGCTGGGGGAAACTATCGTCTTTATCTCGAGGCATGGACTAAAAAAAGTTTAAAACCCTTTAGGAATACCGAGTTTATTACTTATCTCATTATTATCATTGTCAGTACCTTGCTCATCATGGGAGGATTGTGGCTGACTCATGATAAGACGCCGGATTATGCCTTGCGTCACGCCCTATTTCAAGTGGTCTCCATGGTTACAGGAACGGGCTTTGTTTCCACTGATTATGATTTGTGGCCGGCGATTACAAAGTTAATTTTGTTTGTGCTCATGTTTATTGGAGGATGCGCCGGATCGACAACCGGGGGAATGAAGATTGCACGGATTATGCTTCTCGCCAAACACACATGGTCGATGCTGACGCGAGGATTACATCCTCAGGCAGTATCGAGTATCAAACTGGATGGTAAACCTATCAATGCTGCAGCGGTCAATATGGTCAGTTTGTTCTTCTTTCTCTATGTAGGGATTTTTGCTATAGCAACAATTCTCATCGCCGGAACAGGGCTTGAGCCGATGGATGCGATGAGTTCTGTGGCGGCCTCCCTAGGTAACGTTGGGCCCGGCTTTGGAATCGTCGGGCCGACGACTACTTTTGCAAGTATAACACTATTTGGAAAATCAGTTCTCATACTTTGTATGCTTCTAGGTCGTTTGGAGCTTTTCACCTTGTTGATCTTATTGCGTCCTGAGTTTTGGAAAACAAAAAGCAGATGGTAA
- a CDS encoding TrkH family potassium uptake protein, whose amino-acid sequence MNIPVILGLLGRLLVVYACTMSIPLILALALEEVSRMAFLLSMFLTLITGIVFAWQAKLTDMKIGVREAFATVVGAWILAALFGALPFQFADVVPTYVDAVFETVSGLTTTGASVIPEVESLPQSILLWRSLTQWLGGMGIIVLFIVLLPKTDLGTVLLFNAEVPGPTHDRVMPRIRDTAITLWKIYLIFTAVCTILLWAAGMTFLDAVNNSFATIASGGFSTKNMGIMFYDSLAIEMIISFFMIIAGANFVIFLMVWQKKNFKPLRNVELIIYLLIIFVSTLVIAASLWSNVGESPLYALRHALFQVASIMTTTGFASANFDQWPSIAKIILFLLMFIGGSAGSTSGGIKVSRILLLAKTAWAELKRGIHPRAVSGIKLDGKVIGTETLNQVGIFFFLYIVTFAGASILIAGIGLKPFDAMSAVAATLGNVGPGFGFVGPTTTFAGLNLFGKVVLTFCMLLGRLEFFTLLIIFRREFWRRQKTW is encoded by the coding sequence ATGAACATTCCCGTGATTTTAGGGTTGCTCGGAAGACTTCTCGTCGTATATGCCTGCACTATGAGTATTCCCTTGATATTGGCTCTTGCCCTGGAGGAAGTGAGTCGAATGGCCTTCCTCCTTTCGATGTTCTTGACATTAATAACTGGAATTGTCTTCGCTTGGCAAGCCAAGCTCACAGATATGAAAATTGGGGTCCGTGAAGCTTTTGCGACTGTTGTAGGGGCTTGGATTCTTGCTGCCTTATTTGGTGCGCTGCCCTTTCAATTCGCTGATGTGGTGCCAACCTATGTTGATGCGGTTTTTGAGACTGTATCAGGACTGACCACAACGGGAGCCAGCGTTATTCCTGAAGTGGAGAGTTTACCCCAATCCATTCTTTTATGGAGGAGTTTAACTCAGTGGCTGGGAGGAATGGGGATCATCGTGCTCTTTATTGTTTTGCTCCCCAAAACTGATCTGGGAACTGTGCTCCTCTTTAACGCGGAAGTACCTGGTCCCACCCATGATCGCGTAATGCCTAGGATTCGTGATACCGCGATTACCCTCTGGAAAATTTACCTAATCTTCACTGCAGTCTGCACGATACTCCTTTGGGCAGCGGGGATGACCTTTCTGGATGCAGTGAATAACTCTTTTGCAACAATTGCGTCAGGGGGCTTTTCAACAAAAAACATGGGCATCATGTTTTACGATAGCCTAGCAATAGAAATGATTATATCATTCTTTATGATTATAGCTGGGGCAAACTTCGTCATTTTTCTGATGGTCTGGCAAAAAAAGAATTTTAAACCCTTGCGCAATGTTGAACTGATAATATATCTTTTAATCATATTCGTTTCAACCTTAGTGATTGCAGCAAGCTTGTGGTCTAATGTCGGCGAGTCGCCTTTATATGCCTTACGGCATGCATTATTTCAAGTTGCCTCGATTATGACGACCACTGGTTTTGCCTCTGCGAATTTTGATCAATGGCCCTCAATTGCGAAAATCATTTTATTTCTCCTTATGTTTATCGGTGGAAGTGCCGGTTCAACATCAGGAGGTATTAAGGTTTCTCGAATCCTCCTGTTGGCAAAAACGGCTTGGGCTGAACTCAAGAGAGGAATTCATCCTAGAGCAGTTTCCGGTATCAAACTCGATGGCAAGGTTATTGGCACAGAGACTCTGAATCAAGTGGGGATTTTCTTTTTTCTTTATATAGTAACCTTTGCCGGAGCAAGCATCCTGATTGCGGGTATAGGGCTAAAACCCTTTGATGCGATGAGTGCTGTAGCTGCCACTCTCGGGAATGTAGGTCCTGGTTTTGGATTTGTCGGACCGACGACTACTTTTGCTGGTCTTAACCTCTTTGGAAAGGTCGTCCTGACCTTTTGTATGCTATTGGGACGTTTAGAGTTTTTTACTTTGCTGATCATTTTTCGTCGTGAGTTCTGGAGAAGACAAAAGACTTGGTAA
- the trkA gene encoding Trk system potassium transporter TrkA gives MRVVIVGAGKVGYSLAQYLTQEEHEVIVIEQDDERRSIVQNTLDVMTIAGNGASPGMLLDPEIRKADLLIAVTDMDEVNMIACMAAKQAGIQRTIARVRNQEYAERDKVKFNEALGIDLTINPEMVTALEIKRILLTPAALDVEDFADERVRMIEVKIPSDSNLINIPLKSLKLPAQTLVAGILRNDRMLIPHGTDMILPNDCVFFVGEFSSVKKIEEHFTVRKSKVERVLIIGAGRIGRHLAIMLEKVGISVKVIDKDMERCQELAEILDEGLVLCGEGTDIDLLTEEGVGEADAVMCLTDDDKLNLLIALLAKHLGAPKTFVRVGRSDYISLMEKVGVDVVLSPRILTAGVILRQVRRSDVVSVSLLEGAKAEAMEIIVSASSPVSNKKLKDAKLPKNSLIGSVVRGDEIIIPNGDTVLKPEDRVIVFALPDTVHTVVRLFESKLGSK, from the coding sequence GTGCGTGTGGTAATCGTTGGGGCTGGCAAAGTGGGTTATAGTTTAGCTCAATATCTAACCCAGGAAGAACATGAAGTTATAGTCATAGAACAAGACGACGAGCGTCGGAGTATCGTTCAGAATACCTTGGATGTGATGACGATTGCGGGAAACGGTGCTAGCCCTGGTATGCTTTTGGATCCCGAAATCCGTAAAGCAGATCTCCTGATCGCCGTCACGGATATGGATGAGGTCAACATGATTGCTTGTATGGCAGCTAAGCAAGCAGGTATTCAACGAACCATTGCCCGGGTCAGGAATCAAGAATATGCCGAGAGGGATAAAGTAAAGTTCAATGAAGCCTTAGGGATCGACTTAACGATTAATCCGGAGATGGTTACAGCCCTCGAAATTAAGCGCATCCTCCTGACTCCTGCCGCGTTAGATGTGGAGGATTTTGCTGATGAGCGGGTAAGGATGATTGAAGTCAAGATTCCGTCAGATTCCAACTTGATTAACATCCCGCTTAAGAGTCTGAAGTTACCTGCTCAAACCTTGGTAGCAGGAATTCTCCGCAATGACCGGATGCTTATCCCTCATGGAACAGATATGATTTTGCCTAATGATTGTGTTTTTTTTGTCGGCGAATTCTCCTCGGTAAAGAAGATCGAAGAGCATTTCACGGTTCGAAAGTCCAAGGTTGAACGGGTGTTAATTATCGGAGCAGGAAGAATCGGCCGACACTTAGCTATTATGTTGGAGAAAGTTGGCATCTCCGTTAAAGTCATCGATAAAGATATGGAACGTTGCCAGGAATTAGCGGAAATCCTGGATGAGGGATTGGTTCTCTGCGGTGAGGGAACTGATATTGACTTGTTAACTGAGGAAGGAGTGGGCGAAGCAGATGCAGTCATGTGTCTCACAGATGATGATAAGCTGAATTTACTGATTGCCCTTCTCGCTAAGCACCTTGGTGCGCCGAAGACCTTTGTCCGTGTTGGTCGCTCCGATTATATATCCCTCATGGAAAAGGTCGGGGTTGATGTCGTGCTCTCCCCTCGTATCCTGACCGCTGGGGTCATTCTCCGCCAGGTCCGTCGCTCTGATGTGGTATCTGTTTCCCTGCTTGAAGGAGCAAAGGCTGAGGCTATGGAGATAATTGTATCTGCTTCAAGTCCTGTGTCGAATAAGAAACTCAAGGATGCCAAACTACCGAAGAACTCACTGATTGGTAGTGTCGTTCGGGGTGATGAAATCATCATCCCTAACGGAGATACGGTACTAAAGCCGGAAGACCGAGTTATTGTTTTTGCACTACCGGATACTGTTCACACGGTTGTTCGGTTGTTCGAGAGTAAATTAGGGAGCAAATAA
- a CDS encoding MATE family efflux transporter, whose translation MEQTHSIRQKVYQFIRILFPILISQVALFSMTFFDTMMSGQASSLDLAGVAIGGNLWMPTSTGLGGILIAITPIVGHLSGAQRKSEISGKVMQGLYLALVISGLLILIGTLSLDWIISQMNLEVQVVYIARGYLMAIAFGIPPYFIYQILRGFIDALGKTRITMVITLLSLPINIFLNYIFIFGKLGLPHFGGIGAGIATSLTYYCLTIIAIFTLHRHPYFSEYKLFGHFPPSSWQAWREHLTMGIPIGLSIFLETSIFSAVTLLMSSFNTLTIAAHQSAMNFASMIYMVPLSFSMALTILVGFEVGARRLRDARHYSFIGLGFSFSMAVLTAFLLFLFREQVAALYSKEQDVIQLAQHFLIYAIFFQFSDSIATPIQGILRGYKDVNVPFITALLSYWLVALPTGYFLATTTFLGAFGFWVGLITGITLNACCLVLRLKFIQAKQVKVPSNL comes from the coding sequence ATGGAACAAACTCATTCAATCAGACAAAAAGTATACCAATTCATCCGGATTCTCTTTCCCATTTTGATCTCCCAAGTGGCATTATTCTCGATGACGTTTTTCGATACAATGATGTCCGGACAGGCAAGCTCCCTTGATCTTGCCGGAGTCGCTATCGGTGGTAATCTATGGATGCCCACCAGCACAGGTCTCGGGGGAATATTGATCGCCATAACCCCTATTGTCGGGCACTTAAGTGGAGCTCAGAGAAAATCCGAGATATCCGGTAAAGTCATGCAAGGGCTTTATTTGGCGTTGGTCATCTCGGGGTTACTTATCTTGATAGGAACGCTTAGCCTGGATTGGATCATCTCTCAGATGAATCTAGAGGTTCAAGTAGTTTATATTGCACGCGGATATCTTATGGCTATTGCCTTTGGTATTCCTCCTTATTTTATCTATCAAATCCTCAGAGGCTTTATCGATGCTCTGGGAAAAACTCGCATCACGATGGTGATTACACTCCTTTCCTTACCGATTAATATTTTCCTTAATTACATATTTATTTTTGGCAAATTGGGTCTCCCTCACTTTGGCGGAATTGGAGCGGGTATAGCTACTTCCTTAACTTATTATTGCTTAACAATCATTGCCATTTTTACCCTTCATCGTCATCCCTATTTCTCAGAATACAAACTCTTCGGTCACTTCCCTCCATCTTCCTGGCAGGCTTGGCGGGAACATTTGACCATGGGGATTCCTATTGGGCTTTCAATTTTTCTCGAAACAAGTATTTTTTCTGCAGTTACCTTGTTGATGAGTAGTTTTAACACCTTGACCATTGCTGCTCATCAGAGCGCTATGAATTTTGCTTCCATGATCTATATGGTACCCCTGAGTTTTTCGATGGCTTTAACCATTTTGGTAGGGTTTGAGGTGGGCGCCCGAAGATTGCGCGATGCCCGACACTATTCATTTATTGGTCTTGGCTTCTCCTTCAGTATGGCTGTACTAACCGCCTTCCTTCTCTTCCTCTTTCGTGAACAGGTTGCGGCACTCTACTCTAAAGAACAAGACGTCATTCAGCTTGCCCAACACTTCCTCATCTATGCTATATTCTTTCAGTTCTCGGATTCTATTGCCACCCCTATTCAGGGAATACTACGAGGGTATAAAGATGTTAATGTGCCCTTCATTACGGCCCTTCTCTCCTATTGGCTGGTTGCACTCCCCACGGGTTACTTCCTGGCAACCACGACTTTCTTAGGAGCCTTTGGATTCTGGGTTGGCTTAATCACCGGCATAACCCTTAATGCCTGCTGCCTAGTGCTTAGGCTAAAGTTCATTCAAGCAAAACAGGTTAAAGTTCCTTCTAACTTGTAA
- a CDS encoding LUD domain-containing protein, giving the protein MKKEFKSYSKEIDRSQHDENIRKAITRAVKAYRETTDTTMERFPHTPELAAEVREIKRRSVEQRQELLKQAMESVERNKGKAFFAKDRHEALVMASEIIGKGKTIVKGKSMLGEELHLREYLEEEGNMVWETDLGEFILQLKKDRPMHILSPAIHIPREKVAEIFTEFFGKEIEPDIAKEVAVVRDFMREKYFTADVGISSANVVAADTGAFVIIENEGNVRLCTAAPPVHLLIVGTEKLVPTFQEAMKVAEVTWRYAQYGVPSYVNIVTGPSKTGDIEKVTTYGAHGPKEFYVIFVDNGRSNMEAEEDFKQASHCLRCGGCMYECPVFQITAGSFGETYLGGIGTIWNVFTSGGLEATAPQIHTCLRCGRCVERCPMQIDVPNMVGELRKRLTSGEVMDK; this is encoded by the coding sequence GTGAAAAAGGAGTTTAAATCATACTCCAAAGAAATAGACCGTTCACAGCATGATGAAAATATCCGCAAAGCCATTACCAGGGCGGTGAAAGCTTATCGCGAAACCACCGATACCACCATGGAACGTTTTCCCCATACTCCGGAACTGGCGGCTGAAGTTCGTGAAATCAAGCGCCGTTCTGTCGAGCAGAGACAAGAGCTGCTTAAGCAGGCTATGGAGTCTGTAGAACGAAACAAAGGAAAGGCCTTCTTTGCCAAGGATCGACATGAGGCCTTGGTCATGGCCAGCGAAATCATCGGCAAAGGGAAAACTATCGTAAAAGGCAAGAGTATGTTAGGCGAAGAACTCCATCTTCGTGAATACCTAGAAGAAGAAGGGAACATGGTTTGGGAAACCGATCTCGGAGAATTCATCCTTCAACTTAAGAAAGATCGTCCTATGCATATTCTATCCCCGGCTATTCATATACCGCGCGAGAAGGTGGCCGAGATTTTTACCGAATTTTTCGGTAAGGAAATCGAGCCGGACATTGCCAAGGAAGTGGCGGTCGTTCGGGATTTTATGAGGGAAAAGTATTTTACAGCCGATGTCGGAATCAGCTCTGCTAATGTGGTTGCTGCCGATACAGGGGCCTTTGTAATTATTGAAAATGAAGGAAATGTCCGACTATGTACAGCTGCCCCGCCGGTTCATCTCTTGATTGTAGGAACAGAGAAACTTGTTCCTACTTTCCAGGAGGCTATGAAAGTGGCTGAAGTGACTTGGCGTTATGCTCAATATGGTGTTCCTTCCTATGTAAATATTGTTACCGGCCCCAGTAAAACCGGAGATATTGAGAAAGTAACGACCTATGGTGCACATGGTCCTAAAGAGTTCTATGTGATTTTCGTGGACAATGGTCGGTCAAATATGGAGGCGGAAGAAGATTTCAAGCAAGCTTCGCACTGTTTGCGCTGCGGAGGCTGCATGTATGAATGCCCCGTCTTCCAAATCACTGCTGGGAGCTTTGGGGAAACCTATCTTGGTGGTATTGGCACCATCTGGAATGTCTTTACCTCCGGAGGTCTAGAAGCTACAGCTCCGCAAATCCATACCTGTCTCCGTTGCGGGCGTTGTGTGGAACGCTGCCCCATGCAGATTGACGTCCCCAATATGGTTGGTGAATTAAGGAAACGGTTGACCAGCGGAGAAGTCATGGATAAGTAA
- a CDS encoding (Fe-S)-binding protein, with amino-acid sequence MPPVLELIRGNIIKYGNPLALKGSEISAWAKGLNLPKTGDLLFYTGGEYQLLPYIDSLVKTMTVMDPNSATFSALLGIRNIVNKTGLAPEKIYASLLAQDKDRFNAVSYKAARILQSLGYDLCYSGEDELYSGALLYELGYWDDLAEYGNRVTKVFKESQAKTIVCLSPHAAEVIKIIYPKFGVHHDLEVKTFVQLVWEQRDKLPKLDTKESVVIHDSCRLARDLGITEEIRDILMAMGVEFKEPYRNRTWTTCCGGPNKFMFPELSHTIAERRVVELQDTGADLILTSCPYCLSSLKGGINTKNKDGIADLIEFLYKGIVG; translated from the coding sequence ATGCCACCTGTATTAGAATTAATTCGCGGTAATATTATCAAGTATGGTAATCCTTTGGCACTCAAGGGCAGTGAAATATCTGCTTGGGCAAAAGGACTTAATCTTCCTAAAACAGGGGATTTACTTTTTTACACAGGCGGGGAATATCAACTTCTCCCTTATATTGATTCCTTAGTTAAAACCATGACCGTCATGGATCCTAACAGTGCCACATTTTCAGCTTTGTTAGGGATACGCAATATTGTGAATAAGACAGGCCTTGCACCTGAAAAGATTTATGCATCACTATTAGCCCAAGACAAAGACCGTTTTAATGCCGTTTCCTATAAAGCGGCGCGGATTCTCCAAAGCTTAGGTTATGACCTGTGTTATTCTGGGGAAGATGAATTATATAGCGGCGCTTTGCTTTATGAATTGGGATATTGGGATGACCTAGCTGAATACGGAAATAGAGTGACTAAAGTTTTCAAGGAGAGTCAAGCCAAGACCATCGTCTGTCTTTCGCCCCATGCTGCGGAAGTTATCAAAATCATCTATCCCAAATTTGGTGTTCACCATGATTTAGAGGTTAAAACTTTTGTTCAACTCGTGTGGGAGCAAAGGGACAAGTTGCCTAAGCTCGACACGAAGGAATCTGTAGTTATCCATGATTCTTGTCGGCTTGCCCGCGATTTGGGAATAACCGAAGAGATACGTGACATCCTGATGGCGATGGGTGTTGAGTTTAAAGAGCCTTATCGTAATCGTACTTGGACGACCTGCTGCGGTGGTCCCAATAAGTTTATGTTCCCAGAACTATCCCATACCATCGCGGAGAGACGCGTTGTAGAACTTCAGGACACGGGTGCAGATCTTATTCTTACTTCTTGTCCCTATTGCCTCTCTTCCTTGAAGGGTGGAATCAATACCAAGAATAAAGATGGGATTGCTGACTTAATCGAATTCTTATATAAGGGGATAGTGGGATGA
- the larB gene encoding nickel pincer cofactor biosynthesis protein LarB yields the protein MNEEQLLALLQGVKEGSVSLDHALNELKSLPYEDLGFAKVDHHRTIRNGFPEVVFCQGKTEEQIVQILMHLAKYDNNILATRATPHDFARVKEAIPEADYSELARVITIIKKPIPMRGKVLILSAGTADLPVAEEAAMTADIMGCQVERLYDVGVAGIHRLLDNTDRFKDAQVLIVVAGMEGALASVVGGLTDKPIIAVPTSIGYGASFGGLAALLAMLNSCAAGIGVVNIDNGFGAGVLANSIIKAIHGAKYDE from the coding sequence ATGAACGAAGAGCAATTGCTGGCCTTACTTCAAGGGGTAAAAGAGGGATCAGTTTCACTTGACCACGCCTTGAATGAACTAAAAAGCTTACCTTATGAGGATTTAGGCTTTGCTAAAGTGGATCATCACCGAACCATCCGCAACGGTTTTCCGGAAGTTGTATTTTGTCAGGGGAAGACCGAAGAGCAGATCGTGCAAATCTTAATGCATCTGGCAAAGTATGATAATAATATTTTAGCGACTCGGGCAACCCCACACGACTTTGCCCGAGTTAAAGAAGCGATTCCCGAGGCGGACTACTCTGAGCTAGCACGTGTGATCACCATTATCAAGAAACCTATACCCATGCGAGGGAAGGTCCTCATCCTTAGTGCCGGTACAGCTGATTTACCGGTGGCAGAGGAGGCAGCAATGACGGCGGATATTATGGGTTGTCAGGTCGAACGACTCTATGATGTGGGTGTAGCGGGGATTCACCGTTTGCTCGATAATACTGACCGCTTTAAAGATGCTCAGGTTCTGATCGTTGTCGCCGGTATGGAGGGTGCCTTAGCCAGTGTCGTAGGCGGGCTAACGGACAAACCCATTATCGCGGTTCCTACAAGTATAGGTTATGGCGCTAGTTTTGGCGGTTTGGCTGCTTTATTGGCGATGCTAAATAGTTGCGCGGCGGGTATTGGGGTGGTCAATATTGATAATGGCTTTGGCGCAGGGGTCTTGGCCAACTCAATCATTAAAGCGATTCATGGTGCGAAGTATGATGAATAA